The genomic segment CCAGAAGCCACTGCGCTCTCCCTCAAGACCGTTTAAAGAACGTGCAGGGGTATACCTGACCGCGACCATGGGTGTCGCGGCAACGGTTCTCCTACACGTCGACGGCCGGTGGCGCGAGGCTGCTTCGGGCGACAGTCAGGCCGACCTCTCGCCCGTCGACGGCGAGGTCATCGCCGAGGTCGCGCAGGCCGGGACCGAGGACGTCGACGCGGCCGTCGCGGCAGCCGGCCGGGCGGGCGAGTCGTGGCGGCGGCTGACCGCCTTCGAGCGCGCCGAGCACATGCACGCGGTGGCCGATCTGATCGAGGGACGCCGCGACGAGCTGGCGCGGATCTGCACCACCGACCAGGGCAAGCCGCTCGCCGAATCGAACGACGAGGTCACCGAGCTGGTCGAGTACTGGCGCCTTGCGGCCGAGGACGCCAAGCGGCTCGGCGGCGAGCTCGCCAACTCGACGACGGCCGGAGCGCGGGCTCTGCTCGTCCGCCGCGCCCGCGGCGTCGTCGGCGTGATCTCGCCCTGGAACTGGCCCTACACGATGCCGGCCGAGCTGATCGCCCCGGCGCTCGCCTGCGGGAACACGGTCGTCTGGGCTCCCGCCCCGAGCACCTCGCTGAGCGCCCAGGCCCTGACTTCCTGCGTCGCCGATGCCGGCCTGCCGGGCGGCGTCCTGAACCTGCTGCCGGGCCCCGGCCCAGTCGTCGGGGATGCGATCGCTCGCCATCCCGACGTCCAGGGGGTCGGGTTCATCGGCTCGACCGCCACCGGGATGAAGGTCGCGACCGCGGCGGCGGGCAAGGCGCAGATCATCGAGATGGGTGGCAACGGGCCGCTCGTCGTGATGGACGACGCCGACCTCGAGGCCGCCGTGACGGCGTCGCTCGAAGCATGCTTCCTGTGCGCCGGCCAGAGCTGCACCGCGGGCGAGCGCGTCCTCGTCCACCGCGCGGTCCACGATCGGTTCGTCGACCGCCTCGTCGCCCGCGCCGAGCAGGAGATCCGCCTCGGCGACCCGTTCGCCGAGGACACGACGCTCGGCCCGATGAACAACGAGGCCACCGCCGCGAAGATGGACGCGCACGTCGCCGACGCGATCGAGCGTGGCGCGACCGTCAGGCTCGGCGGCGAGCGTGCTGCCGATCGCGCCACCGCTCTCTACTGGCCGGCGACGATCCTCACGGACGTCGACCCGGAGGCCCTCGTGGTCCGCGAGGAGACGTTCGGACCGGTCGCTCCGATCGTCGCGATCGACTCGCTCGACGAGGCGATCGAGCTGACCAACGCCTCGCCCTACGGCCTGCTCTCGGCCGTCTTCACCGCCGACCTCGCCGCCGGGCTCAGGTTCGCCGACGCGGTCAAGTCGGGCTGGGTCAACATCAACCAGGGCACGAACTACTGGGAGTCGCAGCTTCCGTTCGGTGGCGGTGCACGAAGCGACTCGGGCCTCGGCCGGGTCGGCGGGGCGCAGGTCATGCATGCGTTCACCGAGTTGCAGACGGTGATCGTTCACCCATAGCGCGAAGGACTGGCCGAGCTCGAGCCGTTGTGCCGGTCGGCGCTCCCGACCGCGATGCCCGGAATGGCGAGGGCCGGGATCGAACCGGCGACACCACGATTTTCAGGCTGACCTCGAATATGCTCGCTTGCGGGTAGAACACCCGCATATGGGCGGTTCTTAGTTGGCTGGCGACGGCCAAAACTACCTGGCGACTTGGCCGGATTCGAGCGTGTTTTGGACTCCTCGGTCTCGTCGAGTCCTTTACGTCGCATGGCACTCGTGATGTCCCGGGTTCGAGTGCAGCCCGACGTCGTAATCGGGGCAGGCGGCTCGTCCAGATCCGGGACCATCGGCCGATGTAGATACTGGCGCCACTGTGCGGGGCTACATCGCTCATACCGACCACGGCTGGTGGCGCTTCCTGAAGGAGCGCCCAGCGCTGCGCGAGGTCAACTTCTGGCGCCCTGGTGGACGACGCCTTGCCGCGCTCGCTCCAGGAGAGCCGCTCTTCTTTCGCCTGAAGTCGCCGATC from the Thermoleophilia bacterium SCSIO 60948 genome contains:
- a CDS encoding aldehyde dehydrogenase — translated: MGVAATVLLHVDGRWREAASGDSQADLSPVDGEVIAEVAQAGTEDVDAAVAAAGRAGESWRRLTAFERAEHMHAVADLIEGRRDELARICTTDQGKPLAESNDEVTELVEYWRLAAEDAKRLGGELANSTTAGARALLVRRARGVVGVISPWNWPYTMPAELIAPALACGNTVVWAPAPSTSLSAQALTSCVADAGLPGGVLNLLPGPGPVVGDAIARHPDVQGVGFIGSTATGMKVATAAAGKAQIIEMGGNGPLVVMDDADLEAAVTASLEACFLCAGQSCTAGERVLVHRAVHDRFVDRLVARAEQEIRLGDPFAEDTTLGPMNNEATAAKMDAHVADAIERGATVRLGGERAADRATALYWPATILTDVDPEALVVREETFGPVAPIVAIDSLDEAIELTNASPYGLLSAVFTADLAAGLRFADAVKSGWVNINQGTNYWESQLPFGGGARSDSGLGRVGGAQVMHAFTELQTVIVHP